A window of Quercus robur chromosome 12, dhQueRobu3.1, whole genome shotgun sequence genomic DNA:
AATAACCAATGGgtatgaagatgaagaagaagaagaagacccagATGGCCAAAATGCTCAAGTTGAAGACTTGAGGGTCCCAGACCATTGGTTGGACCCCTCCAAGGCTTTGGAGGTATTAACTTTTTCCAATTTCTTCATACCCCATTTTCCTCTTCAACTTATAGAATTTGTTTTCAATATCAGTTTACTAGCTTAGTGTGCattgcttttatatttttttccccattttaaTCATCATGGTATTGTAAATCTGTAATGTTGGATTGTTGGGTAGTGACCATAAAAATTTAGGGATATTCATAGAATGATGAAgggtggatttttttatttattattaattgattatttaaaagattaataatgttttttaacggttaataatgaaaattttataaggcTAGACCAACTGTGCTTTATGGTACTAAATGTTGAGCTATTAAGAAgaacatattcataaaattaGTATTGCTGAAACAAGAATGTTAAAATGGACAAGTTGAAATATAAGGAAAGATAATATTCAAAATGAGGAAATCAAGATAAGGGTGGCGCTTATTAATGAAAAGAGGAGGGAGGGTAACTTGAGATGGTTTAGTCATGTTTAGAGTAGAGCAATTAATGCACCAGCTTATTCACTCTCTCTtccccccgccccccccccccccccccccccaaaaagaaaggagagagatgTCCCGTCCCTTCTTTATGCACATCCATATACATAGCCAAACACAAAGGTGTACAATCCGGTCCAAATCTGTGGTTCTTTAAGTTCATTCACTGTAGGTTCTCTTACTTGCTCTAGTGGCTGGCAAACGCCAACCAAGAGGGGAGAACGAATGGCTCAGGAATCGACTGTTCTAAGCGGACTCGTGAAGCTGCTGCTTGGATTATCGTAGAATAAGATGAGCCATCTTAGGAAATGACTTCACTTAATAGACAGATGCTGCAGCTGCGAGGTAAGGGAGTAACTTGTCTGGTCTTGTGGTGCACTCACTCCCGTTACGAGAATGAAATGACGCCCCAGCTCGACTCGTGACCAAGACTCCTTACAACTTGCACCAATAGCGGCACTGAGCGGCCGAAGATTTCTAAAAAAGGCAACCCAGCTGCCCCTCCCCCCTAGCCGCCTACCTACTCGTGTTCGTAGCTCGATCGGAGGTCAAGAGTGTGGTCCAACGAAAAAACAGAAGTCATCCGTATCAAGTGATGCGTGAATTGCTTAGTAGTACTTCGCCACTACCGTAGCTGGGGGAAATAGCTTAATGGTAGAGCATAGCCTTGCCAAGGCTGAGGTTGAGGGTTCAAGTCCCTCCTTCCGCTCCTGGCTTCGTCGTTTAGTGGTAATGAGTGGAGTAGGCAGCAAGTGGAGTGCATAGTGAGTTGATTCAAGTTTAGGGAACGCAAAATGATAGAGAAtgacaaaaataacattaactAAACTAGTAAAAAGGACATGTTAATTAAGGAAGTAACATAGAATATGACTTAGGATAGAATAGAATGGccaaaaagaatacatgtggtaGACCTTGACTAGTATGTTGAGGATCCATAatcaaccccaaaattttggaactaagGCTTGGTTGTGGTGGCAAAAATACTTCCCTTGGGAGTGAAATACCCAATTAGAAATCAGACTTCCTAAGCTAGGCAGCTCTATGTCTTTTGAAGCATGGATCTTTTATGTGTTGCTGTTTGTATTGCCTTGATCAGCTGATTTTATTGCTGTTATAGCTAGACCACAGCTATCAGAGCCATCAATAACCAACAATCATCAAGCTGTGTCCTTGAAATTCTAACAGCCATACACGGTAGTAGGCACTTGAGTTTGAGGTAAAATTTGGTTCTTTGGGAAGGTGGATGGGTTGCTGTTTCAGTAGCACTGCTGTTCAAGgtttcaaattgtttttaagAAGAATATTTGATTGATGTATCATATTATCTTTGGATCAACTATGATTCAGTGAGGTTCATTGGAAATTCTTCGTCTTCCACCATTGAGAGAACAGCCCTGTTTGCAGAAAATATAGCTAGGAGGTGCTGCCTTTACTTTTACATAGACAAGGAGATATGGTGTTATTTTTCTGTTTCATCTAATAGTTTTCTATGCAAACCAAAATTTTCCACAATGGGAGCCATTTAAGTATGAAACACACCCAATGTACTCAATGATTTGGCTTGATTGAAACTGATAGAGCTAGATCACCTGTTAGTAGGCAGGCATCTCTCATCATTTGACTACAGTGCTTTACCtctcaaattttataattttgtccTACAAAATCTCTAGTTGCTAGCTATCTCAGGGACAAAGTGTCCAACATTACTGTCAATTTTGCATCACATGGGATGGAAGAATTATTGTTGTGTTCCACCTCGATCTGGAATTCTTTTGAATGATTTATAATCAATCTTTTAATAGTTCAAATGCTATGAAATGCTTATTTATGGGAAGGAGATTATTGTATTTACTTTTGAGATTTtcattgtaatttatttaaaatgattATTAACCATTTGAATGCTTATGCACAATTTAGGCTTTAGTGATACTGATTGACATTCCAGCATCTATTTCAGGAATCAGAGTGGCTCAGGATTACCCTGCATAAATGGTTGGATGATGAGTATTGTCCAGAAGAAACCAATGTGGAAATCAGCAAGGTTGCTGCCAATTCATACTACAAATCTTTGCTAGAGAAACAAACAGACCTGGGCGAGATTTTGTTGAAGATGGCTCGAGAGTTACAATCAATCTCATACCAAGAAAGTTTTCATGGGGCATTCTCCTCAGCAAACGCAGCAGTGAACTTAATTGCCCAACGTATAGAACAGGTCTAGTTGTTTAACCAGTTGGGTTCTGAACATAACTAACTTCTGTTTAATTGGAAAAATTATTTGTGCCTTCACTTATGAAGTTGATTTTGTGCCTTCACTTATTTGTGCCTTCACTTATGAAGTTGATTTTGTGCTATTCAATGTTAAGcagaattttctaattgcaaACTTTGAGAGTATTGAAGACAGGATAGCTAAAAAGGCCTCCTTCATGTGTGttatttgaaagaattaaatccaaAGTGTACATATATAGGGTTAAGTTcatctatataatatctaagCTAAGAcatagtatttattgttgctacgctcctattgagccacatcagcataGCACTTTtgtctatttggtccatttcggtccatttggtccaatttggtccatttcagtGTACTTATTTAAGAACAGAAAAAGATAGATTTGGCCCATTTGGGTTAAAAGACctattctaaatccaaatttattaaaaactatAGATCTCAAACTAATAAACTATAATAAGATGCAACCGTTTTGTCAAGATTGGTTGGGCATAATAAACTATAATAAGATGCAACCATTTTGTCAAGATTGGTTGGGCATAATCTCTTTATATAGTTTGCTAAAAATACTTATTGATATAATGTATTCAAATAGAGCTACAGATCAATAATCTTTTAAATCCTTTACGAATTGGTAGAGCCAAAAACAATGCTTGGCTGTGTAACTTCCACTCAGCACTATCAAATTAAACTTCCACATGGCGGGAAAATTTGCTATATAGTAactttttaggaaaattttaggTGAATAGCATGCGTTtgaagttatttagttatgtagactgtttttggaacttgagtttatcaaactcgagttccaatgGGTAATCATCTGAcgtggtttaaaaaaaaaaccacgtgGAACTCGAGCTACAGACCCTTCTTTTTCACTCCTCTTATGAAGCGTCCACCGCTTCTCACTACCAAGTTCCaacaaaagtttgaaatttgaagcaCTAGTTTGAATTTAGTTCGCATTTAGTTTCATTTGTCAAAAAGCAAATGAATAACGCCCAACCTTTTTAAAATTCGAATCACTGACTTTGACTGATAAGAAAACAAAGCGCGCAAAGAAATAGTGTGTTAGTGTTCTGTGAATACAGTGAATTAATTTTTACAGTCTAGAACTCAAGTTTGCTTTCcacgtggtttttttttttttttttttattattattatttttaattccaCGTCAGACCTATACTAGTTGGACCTTGAGTTtgttaaactcgattttgagttGGAACACGAGTTTACTAAACTCGATTTGCCTACACAACTAAATAACTTTAAATACACGCTATTAACctaaaattttccttaaaagtTACTATTCAGCAAATTTTACTTCCACATGGCCCCTCATTAAAAATGGAGCTTTCTAAAACTAAAATCTGATAAGATAACTTACTATGAGAGTTCAAACATGAAATTCAATACTACTACTTGCAGTTTAAGagcccgtttggattgagggggaagGGAGGGGAAGtgaaggggagtagagtagagttggctgaaaataggctaattttggaCCAATTTTACTCTACTCCactctactctccctctctTCTTATCAGTCCAAATGGACCATAAGTTGTCGAAACATATTCCAAAAATGACAGATCAAcaattctttcattttctccaaAAGAATGCCAGAGACACTTCTAGATAGCTTTGACTTTGAAACCGGGATGGTTTCTGAAAAACTCAGACTGAGATGTTGGAGGAAGAGAACAAGGACTTACAAGCTCATATGAAGTGGCAGCTTGTGGTGATGGGTTTTCCAAGTGACTGAACTAAATTGACTCCAAAAAAGCATGTTTCCACCACGGCCATTTTGTTGGGAAGTGGAGTTTCCTTCTCAATTCTCCTTTCATAAACTCTGCATTCCTGTGAGTCTGTGACCTGGCATTGCTATGGGTGACATCTGAAATAGAAAAGTTTCAGCTAATCGATTGTCACAGACTATAGCCACAATATCATAACATTGTCACAGACTATAATTATCCATTACTGCAAACAAATAATTGATTGAatcaattaaaagttaaaacttctTATTACTATATTAGGTTTATTTCATGCATTAAAACACACCCTTTCTCTGGATTTGAACCCTTAAGATTTTGACACATCATCAATCATAATTAATACTCCCTCCATCCcagtttgtttgtcctctattccattttaggatgtcccaaaatattgtcttgtttctaaaaataaaaattattaatttactaatgttcctattagaCCCCTACTTTATTtacaaaactatttgaaaagaaaactaacaaatatttaaaaagtcaatCTAATTGGGGCACCTTTTTATTTGCCttattaagaataactcttaaaaaaaaaaaaaaaactgataaatttatttaagggtagttttgtaaacttatacatttttatgagctaaacaagataataaatgatgttccctaaaaaagtttgattttttaaacaaaacaaaaaaatggggATGGATGAAGTATTTTAAGAACTAATCACAATTATCATAGCGCACCTTTagtgcggtggtcactccacaagtataaatgcttgtggggtgtggggggcaagggtcggAGTTTAAGtctctaagaatgagtttcacacacatatacacttaagaTTATGCTAGAgtgaaaattttatcttgtattaaaaataaaaaataaaaaataaaagaaagaaagaaagaagaactaATCACAATTAACTAGCCATTATTATATGCGTCCAAACCTATGTCAAAGAATGTTCATTGATCGTTGAAATATGATATTGCACGATTTATGATTTATCAATCTAGTACTCTGATATTTATACAAAGATTGCCCTTCTGCTCATTAAAAGTTTGTAAtgattttaaaatcaaattcaCAATCTTTTAATGgttcaaaatgatatttttaaccATGAGATTGTGAAATGATCATTTTATCCTTTAAATTTGGTATCAATTGTAAAATTGGATgtctatacatatatattggattaaaaacaaaaacatagaattttatccaaaacgcttaaaaatagaaaagagttGTTTGAGGCTATGGTGTAAGAGCATCTCCACCAGGCTATGGATAGCCAAAATATGGAGAGTGAAACCGGAAATACCACCAAAAGAGTGCTCCAACAAACTctctaaaactcttttttttttttttttttcctaatgaacagtagctcatcaggTCTTTTTTAGCTAAGAgttgttcattcttcaaatctttttttctattataataattaggtgttgaataaaaaaatgttggaaaatgcgtagttgttaaaaaaaagaataaataataaatgaagaaataatatttaaatgagatagagaatgagaTAAAGAGTCTGTtgaaaagtgtatttgaaaaaatgggtagataaagataaaagtcactgttcattctccaaatagtataaaaatttgttGATTCTGCTGGAGATGCTCCAATCTAGCAAAACATACACCGTTCTTTTAGACTCATTTGAATTGAGATCTAGGCTATTGCACCATGCAATAGTCTTTTAAGGAAtaaaattgaaagttgaaaattcCCTTTTAATCtcaatcattaaatttttttactttttatctcttcattttttctttttcttttttcctcataGGATATAATTAAGTTGCTTCAAAAAGTCATTGCATAACTTTTAgagattatataatttatattaaaataaataatataaaattttagtgaATAATGAATTCAGATTGAAATGAGACCCTAATTGCTAGAAAATTTCTCACTGTAGAGCTTTCTTAGGGCATGCCCATAAGAGTATGGACTTATTAGTCATGATCAACTGAACTGATCTTTTCTGCAAATGCATTTGTAACAAGTACGGCGGAGGCATGGATTATAGATATGCTGCTGTGGTGGGCTCTGGTCTTGATCTTTTATAGTTATTATATCATTATCACCATACATATGAATTGAACTTGGTCTATATACATACATTATACAGAGACTGCTCTTTTTGCATGAATGCATGGGGCTGGGGCCACTGATCTTTCCCTGTAATTATTAATTGGATTTTACTCGTGTGTTCGAAGGACACACATTAAACCACCCATTAAGCCACCtatatttagaaatattttcttgGGAGCAGGTGACATGGGAGCAGGTGATTTCCTGAAAACCATGGCATGCATGAATGGCCTGTGTGCAGTAACGAGGAGCCATCACTGTCAACAAGGACAACAGATCAGTTCTATCTCTCGCAGaattttaaatgtaaaaaacaacaaaaatgtaAACAATGTCggtgaaaaaatatttatttctagAATCTAGATAGATTGGTTGAGTGAAAGTAAAACACTTATTTCTTCCCTGATAGGACTTTGTAGTCCTAGGACTAGACATTGCAAAAAAATAGGACTCTTGACTAAACATCTGAGTTTCATCTCATATTGAAATAATTGAATGTCGCGACAATAAAGGTACACATGGAGCTTTCTGGACACTGGGCAGTGGACATGCATGACAatcgtgtttgtgtttgtgtttttttttttttttttttaaggaaaaattatttaattaatagagaaaaatttatatttatttatagtattttcagtaaaaaaaaaatcaattttaacaat
This region includes:
- the LOC126709760 gene encoding uncharacterized protein LOC126709760 isoform X1, which encodes MRSLYSTLPTTTLIPNSNPHTSLSATSPVLYFPLSLQPIQPLRHSLTVLKSRSHPNPITNGYEDEEEEEDPDGQNAQVEDLRVPDHWLDPSKALEHLFQESEWLRITLHKWLDDEYCPEETNVEISKVAANSYYKSLLEKQTDLGEILLKMARELQSISYQESFHGAFSSANAAVNLIAQRIEQV
- the LOC126709760 gene encoding uncharacterized protein LOC126709760 isoform X2 yields the protein MRSLYSTLPTTTLIPNSNPHTSLSATSPVLYFPLSLQPIQPLRHSLTVLKSRSHPNPITNGYEDEEEEEDPDGQNAQVEDLRVPDHWLDPSKALEESEWLRITLHKWLDDEYCPEETNVEISKVAANSYYKSLLEKQTDLGEILLKMARELQSISYQESFHGAFSSANAAVNLIAQRIEQV